The nucleotide window GCCAGCGGCGCCGGGCCTATGGGGAGGTGACAAAGCTCCTCGCCGACGACCTGCCTTATGTGTGGCTGTATTTCCCCAAGGAGTACAAGCTCATCTCCACCCGCGTGCAGGGGTTCGTGCAGGTCCCCGACGGCATGATGCGCTTTCGAGGGGTCATGCTTTCGCCGTGACATCGCCCTGACGCAGCCGTCGCGCGCCACGAGATGTCACTCAGGCGCCGGGGCCGGCCGGAGCGGCCGGGCCAGCTCCAGCGCTGCTCCCGTCCAGACCACGAGTGCGGCGGCGTAGAACACCATCGGTAGTCCCGCGCTGACGACAAGCGCCCCCGCCGCGGGTCCCACGATCCCCGCGAGGTAAAGGGGCAGGTAGACGAGATTGAGCGTCGCCGACCGGCGCTCCGGCGGGACCTCGACGGCCAGAAGACCAAACACCATCGCCCCAACCGACGCGCCGCACGCCGCCGCGAGGGCGCTCGTCGCGGCGAGCCAGGACACGCTCGGAGCGGCGGGGGTCACCGCCAGCGCCAAGCCGGAGCCGAGCAGCGAGGCGATCAGCACGGGGCGGAAGCCGACGCGGTCGCCGATCGCCCCCGCTCCCGGAGAAATGACCCCCCCGACGAGGGCCGCCGTGCCGACGACGAGCGCGATGGCGCTTGCCTGTCCGATCCCGGGGCCGGTCACTCGTCCGACCGCGATCGGGAGGAACGGTCCCGCCATCAGCCGCGCCAGCAGCGCAAACCCGAAGAGTGTGAACAGCCGGCGCGCCGGGGGGTCCGTGAACACGCCTCGCATCGCGCCGTAGGCCAAGGCCAGCATCGATCCCCGCGGAATGACGGTCGGGCGGACCTCCCGCAAGCCCACCGTGAGCATCACGGCGCTCGCCACCGACAGCGCGGAAGACAGCGCGTACACATTCGAGATAGAGGTGTCGAGGTGGTCCAACAGGAGCCCACCCAGCGCCGGGCCCGCGGCAAATCCTATCGGCGTCGTAGCGCCGAAGATCGCAATCGCGGTCCCCAGGCGGCGCCGCGGCGTCACATCCCGGATCGTCGCCAGCATCACGCCGGTATTCCCCAGCTGGAAGCCCACGAGCAGCAGGCTCCCGGCGAGCTCCCAGGGATGGCGGCTCAGGGCGACCAGGCCAAACACCACCGCTTCGACGACCGCGCTGCGGGCGATGACGAGCTTGCGGCTGTACTTGTCGGCCGCCACCCCCCACAGAGGGACCAGGGGAAGCCCGAGGACAAAGATGAGGGCATTGAG belongs to bacterium and includes:
- a CDS encoding MFS transporter codes for the protein MVACVDPDVRTEDRESAGVVQSWTTVLTLFSIASVIETIGISQIIAFLPLDLKAMGLPQAAVPRWVGLLNALIFVLGLPLVPLWGVAADKYSRKLVIARSAVVEAVVFGLVALSRHPWELAGSLLLVGFQLGNTGVMLATIRDVTPRRRLGTAIAIFGATTPIGFAAGPALGGLLLDHLDTSISNVYALSSALSVASAVMLTVGLREVRPTVIPRGSMLALAYGAMRGVFTDPPARRLFTLFGFALLARLMAGPFLPIAVGRVTGPGIGQASAIALVVGTAALVGGVISPGAGAIGDRVGFRPVLIASLLGSGLALAVTPAAPSVSWLAATSALAAACGASVGAMVFGLLAVEVPPERRSATLNLVYLPLYLAGIVGPAAGALVVSAGLPMVFYAAALVVWTGAALELARPLRPAPAPE